The DNA window AATTCTCCCAACTGTAACTTTAAGATTAATGCTATTATATTCAATTTCTATACGCGACATGTAACGGACTTTGAAAGGTGAGAGATTGTGCCGACACCGATGCATGCGACCTGGTCAGAGTTGCAGTTGAGGTAGCTAATAAAGTGTGACTACGTGTAATTGGGCTGGAAGTTGGGCTTTTGAAAAATTGAGTAAGGCCCATGTATACTCGCACCCAAACTCACGTCCATGCATTCGGCCGAAACCAAACCCACGATGgcatgatgatgatgatcatgtatgtatgtatgcatatatatatatatattttttttttttttttttttaaaggaagacAACTGGTGGTAAGCCACCCTTTTCGGTTGGAAATATTCACAAAGACATTTCATCATTTCATGGCCACAAGTCTGACTTCCATACCAGCAGCGAGATGTATGCATGTATTTGGCCGAAACCAAACACATGatgagatgatgatgatgatgataaccatacatgtatgtatgcatgtacACGGCAGAAACTATGTGATCGATTAAAACCAAATACCACCAAGAGTGAAATAGTTGGAAATTTAAATCCAATCGataaataatttcatattttagcATAGATGCGTgatcattttattttctagcGTGGATTAATGAAACTAGGATCAATATCACTTGTTGGAATTTTCCGCAATTGAACTCtcctttaaattaaaaaaaaatacgttGATTGACTCTAATCTAATAttgaaaatattttgtaatCTCGAACAAATTACTCGTTTTTTGTTAATAAATTAATGGTGCACACGTTATGATTAGAATTGTTCATATTTTAAGTTACATTTATCTTAGAAAGTAAACGGAGATCATCTCGTCATGCACACGTAACAAACAAATGGACAAATTTGGTAACAATTAAGATTTTTATGATGAAcatttcatttatttaatatataataacCAACGATatacaatttaattaattttttagcaaATGTGATCTGTAATgatgattttgttgttgttatgcAATGATATTCTactctttttgttttgtttttgttggaagGATATTTACCAAGAGTGAGGAATTTACGCTTGTAATGAGTTATTTATAATTTAGATATCAAACTCGTCATTCATGACGTGAGTCAAACTTACCATCTTCTATTTTACAATACTACTAGAGTCTAGATCGTAGGGCATTACCACAATCTCTTTTGGTTTTGAAGCGGAGtagaaattttttagtgtgctGGTAACACGGCCTACTATATTAAATGCCAGataaatttgaatttattttttcaagCTTATAACTAATAATATTATGACACTTAGTATATCGAGCCGTATTTATCGTAATTGACATTAGTCGaccaaaaagacaaaattaaaaaagaaaaaaaagagcaagagagagaaagagtgctGATTTCTTTCTTTGGGAGCTCTGCATTGCTTTTTGGGTGATTGGCTACTTTCTCTCTTCTCGCGCTCATCCTCCTCGAGCGAGAAAGagaaacacaaaacacaaaatacacacacaaacaacaaaaaatcCACCAATCTCCATTTCCAATTTCCACCAAGGACCACACACCCAACCCTAATCTGCATTTCTGTGCTCCAAACCCTAGCCTCCTCGTCTCTACCCATTTCTCAATTTCCTCTAACCATCGATCGCCTCTGCCCAATCCCCAAAATTCCGCCTTTGGCACCGCCGCCGACGAACTTCCCTCCGCAATCGGTTTCGATTTAGGGTTCGGGCTTGTTCGATGCTATCTCTCTCCCCTGACAACTCCATCGCCGGTTCGCTTACGCAGGTtagctcgctctctctctctctctctctctctctctctccaatttCTTCGTTTCGCGTTCGTCAAGTTTTCTTCGGAGTTAATGCTTATAAACACGTCTTGTGTTCTATTGGGGTTTCTTGTTTTACACGGAAGAAATGATTCGTGTTGTTTTAATATTTGCACGAATTGGGGGTTTGTTGTTGCTTTGTTTAGTATTTAATATTGTGTGATATGGCTGTGGTTAGGGTTAGGGCAATTAGGCAAATGGAAGGGTCGGGTGGCAATCTTGACTCGTTAAGAGCTTCTCCGGGAAGCAGTAGTAATAGGAGATATGGGGTGTTATCGGCTTCCAATATCATTCGGGCGCCAATTTCTACCTTATTGGAGTACTCGGGTATTCTCCGCGGCCGCTCTAATCACCAAGAAGCTGAGTCTTTGATTAACGGGCGTAGCGCTGCTGCGTTCAGGGATCACCATCATAGTCAGCTAGACCAATCACCGACGACAAGCAATGATGGGGAGGTTTCTATTAGGATAATTGGTGCAGGGGAACAGGAGCATGATAGGGAAGGACCTGGGATAGTATCTGGACCGCTGAGGGAAGTTACTGTACCGCCAAATGATGTTTCTGCACCACCAATGGCTGGAGTGGCTACTGTAGCGTTGGGAACTGAGGTTGTGGGTCAGACAGATGGCAGAACAGATCGTACTTCGGGAGAGGGCATTCCCCAATCGTTAAATGGAAGTGCTGATGGAGAAGGAGGTGATGGAACAGGGGCTAATGGCAGGGATTCTTCTTACCAGAGATATGACATTCAGCAGGCTGCTAGGGGTATTGAACAAGTCCTGCCCTTTTCCTTGCTTCTATTGGTGGTCTTCATCCGCCAGCATTTGCAAGGTCAGTGTCCTGCCAATGTATTATGCGTTTGTAGATTGTGCTTTTCTATTGTAAAGGATAAATGTTTAGTTTACTCATAGTGATAATTGGGTTGATGACACTCTTGGGAATTGTCAATTCCATGCTGTTCTGGTTTGCATTCTGATTCATAAGTAATAACCTTTTCAAGATTGGTATATATTTGAGATCCTAAAAAGAGTTGATTTCTTTCTTATGAATTAAATGCACATGCTTGCATTTGTACACTAATGGTTATTAGTTGCAATGAACTATGGCAATTAAAAAGTTCACCTTTGTAGGCCATTTCTCCCTTCCTTTTAAATTAGTGACCACTTTTCATTTTGCAATCATTACAGGTTTCTTTGTTACAATTTGGATTGCTGCTGTTATGTTCAAGTCAAATGATATATTGAGGAAACAGACAGCTTTGAAggtatttgcaatatgattttatttatttttccaacTTTCAGCAGATGCTCTTGTGTTTTGCATAGTCATTTTTTGTGTTAAGAATAGACATGGTTGGTGGCTGCAGGGAGAGAGGAAAATCACGGTTCTAATGGGCATCTCTCTTGCATTCGCATTGCATGTGGTTGGTGTTTACTGGTGGTTCCAGAATGACGATCTTTTGTACCCACTAATTATGCTTCCTCCTAAAGTTATACCACCCTTCTGGCATGCTGTTTTCATCATCACGGTGAATGGTAATAATCGCTCCTCCCAACTTGTTATCGTGGCAGTTCTCTCATTCTGCGGCAGTGTTCTTATGATAACAATGATGAGTTAACATTTAGTTCATCTCTATATTTCAAACCTCTTCAACAAAGGATGATCCACTCTTCAGAAATAGTTGTTTTTATGTACAGTGTGAAACTTTTTTTGGTGTGCaattacaaatattttttttagcttTCTGTTGTCGCAGATACCTTTTATCAATATGAAAGACGGAACACTGAAGTTTACTTTTACcttgaattttgtttgcctTTTGTGTACTGATGCTTGATTATACTGAAATCATATTTTGAGCACTCTGCAAATCtcagacaaaaaagaaaaaaacgctCCACACGTGTTTCTTTATCAAGGGTTCAGATATAAtacttttattgtttttgttatCAGATGCATCTTCATTCCTATTTCTGTGTAAATTTCGTATGGAAAACTTATGTTAGTTAATTTTAGAGCCCTTGTGATGCTTACTTCACATTGGTTATTTTCAGACTCCTTGGTCCGTCAGGCAGCAATGGTGCTGAAGTGTTTGATATTAATGTACTACAAAAACAGTAGAGGCCGAAACTATCGTAAGCAGGTGAGGTAATAAGTAGTTAAGCAAAACTACATTCGggtatattattttcttttggaaaAGAATAAGTTAGGAGCTGGCTCAAGAGAGCTTATGGCTGTTTTAATTACGTCTCATCTTCATTTGATTTCTAGAACAAAAATGAAGGGATATGTTCATATAATTGATGGTTTTATCCCTTCTGTTTTCTCCATAATCTCTTGAGTCTTGACTGAAGAAGTCCTCTTATATAGGGTCAAATGCTTACTCTGGTTGAGTATCTACTGCTCTTGTACCGTGCCTTGTTGCCAACACCAGTGTGGTACCGGTTCTTCTTGAACAAAGAATATGGGAGTCTCTTTTCGTCACTAATGACAGGGTTATATTTGACTTTCAAGCTAACATCTGTTGTCGAGAAGGTAATAGTTTGTGCTCCTGATATCTCTCAAGTTTTCTGACCTCTTCATTAAGAACACGTTCCAGAAGAGTTGTTTCTCACTTGTCATTACTGTTTATGCCTCTCCCTTGTTCGTTGTGGTTAGGTGCAATCCTTCTTTGCTGCATTGAAGGCATTGTCACGAAAAGAGGTGCACTATGGGGCATATGCAACTTCAGAACAGGTAAACCGGATCTCTTTTTctaccaccataatttaccatgCAATTGAACTGTATAGGTCCAAATTACATGGAAGTTAGTAGGATATCAGTTTCTTCCCAAATATGTAACAAAATTTTGTGCTAATGTACTCAATCATTCTATTATGCTTGTTTGTTGGCAAGTGTGGATCTTTGTGTAGCACATCAAGAATATAAGCAACATCTGACTGATGAGCTTAATCCTTTGCAAGGCCTCTTTGTTAGGATATGAGCATCGAGGCCTTCCTTTTTTAATATTGTCAGCAGTTGTTAGATTATTAATACAATCTAAACGTCTTTAAACCAGCTGAATGGAATACTTGAAGTTGAGCTAACTACTCTATTTTTGAACTTCACTGTATTTAGGTTCTTTTACTATCGTCGGCTAAGAGTTTGTTAGATTTgtcttaagaaaaaaatatctgAACATAACTTTTTTGCCTTGGGGTTTCAAGGTTTTATGTGTTTCATTTTGGTAGTTATGAAACTTTCATGGGAGAGTTTGTGGTTCGTGCATTCTAAGTTGTCGGTTGTTTGATGCAGGTCAATGCAGCAGGTGATCTATGTGCTATTTGCCAAGAGAAGATGCATGCTCCTATCCTACTTCGATGTAAACACATCTTTTGCGAGGACTGCGTATCAGAGTGGTTAGTTTACTTTTATTATGCATTCGATAACTCTTTGTGCTAATTTCCTAGTTACCTGTTGAAAAAACAATCCCTACGCTTCCAGTTATCCTGCATTGCAAGTTTAACATCTTTGAGAAACAAGGTAGATTGTCGATTGCTTGTTTTCAATGATTTACAAGTTAAAATTTGTTCCAATTTCCATGGAATGGGATAATATCCGAGTAATCCCCACAGAATTAACGGACAGCCATTCATTCACTTTGCTTATGGTACCCGTTTTGGCTGCTGACAgactcattttttctttttttctttcaggtTTGAGAGGGAACGGACGTGTCCGTTGTGCAGAGCTCTGGTAAAACCTGCAGATCTAAGATCATTCGGCGATGGATCAACGAGTTTGTTTTTCCAGCTGTTCTAAAGCCGTCCACtgtaaagaaaaaaagagaggagtTTTTCTGTTTTGGAGTTCCAATTCATATCCAAAGCAGCCATCTCCCAAATCCATATCCTCATAACTATACACTGGTATATTCGATTGTCATTTTTGCTCCGCCTTGTTCACGGGTTTGCCCTCGCAAAAAAATTACAACGGCTGGGTATAACCGAACTGGGTACTGTTTATACGTTGTATCGAGCAAAGGTCAAATGTATGTAATGCTCCATATATAACTGTTTATTTGCCGTGGATCATACCTTCCTTCCTCCCCTTAGACTTTGTCGAACGTATTTGGTGAATTGGCATCACGTCGTCCGCCAATTGTGAGGCAAAGCTAACTTTCCACCACCTATTTTTCCACCTCTTTCTTTACAGCTTTCCCTCTCTAAATTGTATATATAGGATGGCTCACCAGCACCCCTCTCCAACCTTGATCGATCTGAATGTAACATATTCGATTACACCAGAGAAgcgaaatctctctctctctctcgttcgcGTTCTTTCGCTTGATTTGAGAACTCTCGACGGCATTTTGATCCAGATATGGTGATGGCAAAGAGAGGGAGGTACATGCACAACTGGGTGGAAGTTGCACCACCGCAGGTTATCTCCCGTGAGAAATGTTCGAGTTTTCCGAAACTGGAGACCATTGTCGAAGAGGGGTCCGAGAGCTTTGAGATTCTGCCGAAGCGGGTGGTGTTTCTTCTTCCGGTGTTCTTTTCTCTTGTTTCTTACTTGATATTGTATCGGCAGATCGTTTGATCTACCTTTTGGGGGAAATAGATTGGCAGGTTAGAATGCGAGGCGTTTGATCGCTTCTGAAAATGTTATCATGCAATTTGTAGTATTTGAATGTGACCCATGCATTCCCATTGTTTCTAGCCATTATGTTGTTTTATTTTAACTTCAAAGGAAAAATCGTATGATAACATATCGAGGAGAAATTCTAGTAGGATTGTCTAGTCCGGTGTAGGTGAACGGTCTTAATCATTTGAGCTATAAACTCCGTAAAATTGACAATATTATTCAAGAACAAATAGCGTGCATGCTGGTTGTAGTTTTGTTGTACAATGAAGGACGTGGAAAACAACTTTTGATCTTGTGCGAAGAGGCCAACAGGGTACTAGAAATAAACCCAACctcaaagaaattaacaaaatattACATCCACGGATTAATAAAATTGCAGGCGGAAGAAGAATGACCCCTCCCGCCTTTATCCTtcctctccccctctctccaAGAGGAAAAGGAAggggaaaaaattaaaaaaaatgctaaACTAATCTTTAATCTTTAACGAAAACGAAAAGTGAATGCTTAAGCAGAAGCAGGAGGTCTTTTAGAATCTTCTGCTGCTACGGAGAGTGTTTTAGTTGCGGCTTCTGCTGTTGAAGAATGTGTTTTGGTAGCAGCTCCTGCTGAAGAAGGTGTTTTAGCATGTTCTTGCTTGGGAACTAAGGTATCGAAGCTTGGCATGGCCTCATTCGCAAAAACGTCTTTATTTTCTTGTGGCTTGGTGAGGATAGGAGATATTTCTTTAGTAACTGGTGAGGTTGCAGATGAAGAGTCCTCTGGAGGCGGGGATGGGGGTGCTGATGAAGGCGGGGAAATGGAGAGCATCCTGGAGACGCCGGTGGGGCTGGTTAAGGGGTTAACTTCTGTGACTTCTTCATCATCCATATACACAACATCCTGCATTGTCAGCTGGTGGTATTCAACAATTTCCCTAAGGAACCGATTCTCGCGTGCATAAACTGAATTCTCGTTCGCTAATCGAGCCTTCTCTGCCAGAAGTGTCTCCAGTTGAAGGCGGATCTGATACAATCCCATATATATACACGTCAGAAACATTTCTAAATTACATTTAGTCGCACTACTCGAGTGATATTCTAATTTAGACTAGACTAAAGGAGGGAGAATTCGAACTTGGATGCAGATGGGGGCACACTGTCCTAGCCAAATTGCAGTTAGTCCTACTATTCTACTTGTGGATCGGTAACACAGTACAACGAAAACCGAACAGAAAAACAGAAACCTACCAAGTCATCATCTGCTCTGTGGTTTCCCTTGTCACGATTCTCGCGAAGgcgtttattttcttcttctagtTGAGAACATCGTTCCTTCGCAAAAGCCAGATCTGCCTTAACGGTTTTCAGCTCCCGAAGAAGTAATTTTGCTTTGGCAGCCGTTGCCATTGCAACCTGTGACCCAAAACAAACACCATTTATGCATTCATCTGGCTCAATTCGAGTCTAAATAAATCGAAAATGAAAAACTGAGAATCACATCTGAAACACTTCATCAACATATAATTCAACTGAAGTAAGACTCATTTCGTCTTAAGATTACGCAAGCCAGTCACACACAACTACATAATTGCCACCTTACGTCGCGTGATGCCTTGAGTTGAGTATCGTGGTTCTTAGGCTGCAACGGTGAACTGTTCTGGTTCCCATAATAAGAAGCTTGATCATGCGCATCAGGATTGTCTCCCCTTCGTTTAATTTGCATTTTGATGTCGGCTGTCTTATTCTCCACTATCGTTCGACCTTCCTgaaaaccaaacacaaaaacacaAGCCACACTATGAACATACTTGTTTCCCATAGTACTAAACTTGACATCCATCCATTATCTATAGTTAGCAAGGAATTTTAGTTACCTCGAAAGCTTTCTCAAACGTGTCCCCGAGCTGATTAAGGGAAGTTGTGATTCTATCCAAGCCCTTTCGGAGTGCAGGATTTTCCGTTCTTCTAGAGTTGTCATATGACTGAT is part of the Malus domestica chromosome 12, GDT2T_hap1 genome and encodes:
- the LOC103451250 gene encoding uncharacterized protein codes for the protein MEGSGGNLDSLRASPGSSSNRRYGVLSASNIIRAPISTLLEYSGILRGRSNHQEAESLINGRSAAAFRDHHHSQLDQSPTTSNDGEVSIRIIGAGEQEHDREGPGIVSGPLREVTVPPNDVSAPPMAGVATVALGTEVVGQTDGRTDRTSGEGIPQSLNGSADGEGGDGTGANGRDSSYQRYDIQQAARGIEQVLPFSLLLLVVFIRQHLQGFFVTIWIAAVMFKSNDILRKQTALKGERKITVLMGISLAFALHVVGVYWWFQNDDLLYPLIMLPPKVIPPFWHAVFIITVNDSLVRQAAMVLKCLILMYYKNSRGRNYRKQGQMLTLVEYLLLLYRALLPTPVWYRFFLNKEYGSLFSSLMTGLYLTFKLTSVVEKVQSFFAALKALSRKEVHYGAYATSEQVNAAGDLCAICQEKMHAPILLRCKHIFCEDCVSEWFERERTCPLCRALVKPADLRSFGDGSTSLFFQLF
- the LOC103450787 gene encoding uncharacterized protein, which encodes MAYRRRQGITRSSTFKEEIIHRPPDNSSSPNSSSPLQSSSSFSGSSSLAAQAIRASALSVERKNRSQDFSAYDDASAKSGFWGVLARKAKAILEEDGEFPQDDAAGGLVSQPSIASGGTQLQQQPYYQSYDNSRRTENPALRKGLDRITTSLNQLGDTFEKAFEEGRTIVENKTADIKMQIKRRGDNPDAHDQASYYGNQNSSPLQPKNHDTQLKASRDVAMATAAKAKLLLRELKTVKADLAFAKERCSQLEEENKRLRENRDKGNHRADDDLIRLQLETLLAEKARLANENSVYARENRFLREIVEYHQLTMQDVVYMDDEEVTEVNPLTSPTGVSRMLSISPPSSAPPSPPPEDSSSATSPVTKEISPILTKPQENKDVFANEAMPSFDTLVPKQEHAKTPSSAGAATKTHSSTAEAATKTLSVAAEDSKRPPASA